From Humidesulfovibrio mexicanus:
GATGGCCTGTCCCTTTGGCGCCATCGAGGTTGGAGTGGAGGGCGAGACCGGCTTCTGCGGGCGCAAGAACCAGGCATCGGCCAAGAAGTGCGACCTGTGCCAAGAGTGGCGCGCCGAAAACAACAAGGACGTGTGCGCGTGCGTCGAGGCGTGCCCGAAGAACGCGCTGGAAATCGTTGATATTTCCTCACCCTATGTCGAGATCGCCGCAAAGATGAGCGCCATCCAGCTCTCTCGGCTGCGCGAGGCCCGTCGAGAGCAGGCAACGCCCCCGGCGCCGCAGGTCAAGACCTTGAGCGCGCCACACCTGGGATAAGCCGGGCCAGGCTTGCGGGCAGGGCCGGACGAACGGATCGGCGCGGTCGGCGTACACCGACGCGTATTCAAGACATTGCGGGAAGGTCCGCGTGGGCATGGTCGTCCACCACTACCCGAAACAATCACCAGGAGGATTTATGGAACTGTGCATGACCATTACCGGACGCTGCTGCGACCTTGCCCTGCATCCCGTATCCTTTTCCACAGCGCAAAAGGTTCGGGAGGAAGGCCGCGGCATCTACAAGACGAAGTACCTGGAGTGGTGGCGCAAGGGCAACACCTGCACCTGCGGCATGAAACTCGGAGAGGACTCCATGGTGGAAGTGACCGTGGACGGCAAGCAGATGCTGTTCAACCCTCAGCCGATAAAGGACGCGGCCGTGCTGCTGCGCCGCCGCATGTACCTGGACAGCAAGGCCCGCTTCCTTGCCCTCATGGGCTACGTTGACGAAGTCTGCTCGCTTACCTGGCGCTGGGAGAACGTGACCGAGTTCAATCCCCAGAAGTTCGACTTTTTCGTGCATCGCTGGGACCGCCTCATGCATGAGGACGGATTCTACATCGTGGACGATGCGCGCTACAATGGACACTTTGCCACAGAGCACCTCTGGGGCGAACGCGGGGGACACAGCATGATCGACCCCGTGGTCATCGACCTGGAGGACGTGCGCCGGGAGATCCAGGGCGGCTACGTGTCCGTCGCCTGACAAAACCGGCTTCGACGCACCGGGGACGGCAAAGGCACCATCGGCGTGTATAGCTGGACCACCAAAGCGGAGGGGGCTTCGTCCCCCGCCGCTCCTCCCAGGCCCGCGTTCTCAAATTGAATGACACGGATTCTCATTTCTCGTGCGCGCCCACAGCAACGAAAAAGGGCTTGCGAATCGCTTCGCAAGCCCTTGCTTTTCTTGAGTGGTGGAGCTGGAGGGAATTGAACCCACGGCCTCTTGAATGCCATTCAAGCAGGGCACTATGCATGCTCCGAAATAATTGGTTAATTTTTTGAATGCACTACAAAAATACGACCTTTCCGGGACTTTTGTAGTGCGGATTTGTAGTGCAAAGGGAGGGCGTTCCACGTGTTTCATGTGCCGCAGACGTCATCTGAAGTCGACGCCCTTCAAACAGGGAAATAAGAAGCCGACACCATGTTGTCCGTGCCTTGAGACACCTCCTATTTCAACACCAAGTTTTCTCCATCCCTTTCTATGTCGCCAGCCAGCGCCAGCAGAGTCACGCCCTTCTGCATGTGCGCGCGGACATTCTGCGTCACGCGTCTGAAGCCCAGAAGGCGGGCGGTTTCCTGCTCCAGGACATCGCGCGAGGCCGAGATGTGCTGACGAAGCACGTGGCGGGCGGCGTTGGCGATCTCCTCCGGCGGAATCTCGCCGGGGTCGCGCTGGCTCTCCTCGCTGCCTCCCGGAATCCTGAATCCCGTGTAGGCATCAGGAGGGGTCTGTCTCTCCCAAAGGAATGTTTCGTCCTTGCCACGGCGAACCAGGACATCGCTCGTGTTCTTGGCCACGCCGAGCACCCGCTCCTTGCACTTCTCCGTTGCTTTGGTGAAGCCCCAGCGCGCGGCGACGCGCCGCGTGAGCAACGTCAGGCTCATGGGCGCCTCGCGCTCCATGACCTCCAGCAGGGCCTGCCGAATCTGCGGTGTGCTCTGGGGCTGGTAGTATTCCTCCTGGGTGCCGAAGACGAGGGGCGCAAAGCTGGGCCTGTATTTCTCTAGGCTCTCGTCTGGAGTCGGCCTCATGGCCTGTCCCGCGGCCGGAGCGCTGGCGAACTGCTGTGCGCAAGCCTCGGGCACAACGAAGGCCGGGGGGGGACACGCCTCAGGCTCCTCCTGCTTTTCCGCCCGGCGGCGCAGCGCCTCCTCTATTGCAGCCTCCACCTTGGCCAGGGCGGCCTGCGCGTTCTGCCACCAGTCCGTGGACCAGATGCGGGCGATCTCCCAGCCCAGCCCGCGCAGCACCATTTCCCGCAACCTGTCGCGGTCGCGGGCGTTGCGTGAGCGGTGGTAATTGGCCCCGTCGCATTCAATGCCCAGGAGATAGCGGTCCGGACACTCCGGGTCCACCACGGCCAAGTCGATGCGGTAGCCGGAGCAGCCCACCTGGGCATGTACCGTGTGCCCCTTGGCTCGCAGGGCTTCGCAGACCTGCTGCTCAAAGGGCGAGTCGAAGTCTGCCGAGGGGTCGCGGGAGATGGCCTCGCGGATCGCCGCCATGCCGCGTTCCGCATATTCCATGTAGCATTTCAAGTCCTGCACGCCCCTGGCCCGTGTGCGCGCCAGGTCAATCTGCTCCGGCTTGAGCGAGGAGAACAGGACCACTTCCTTGCGTGCGCGGGTCACCGCCACGTTGAGCCGCCGCTCGCCACCGTCGCGGTTGAGCGGACCGAAGCTCATGCTCACCTTGCCTGCGGCGTCCGGGCCATAGCCCACGGAGAAGAAGATGGCGTCGCGCTCGTCGCCCTGGACGTTCTCCAGGTTCTTGATGAACACCCGATCCGGATTCTCGGGGTCGAAGAAGCGTTCAATCTCCGGGTGGTTCCTGCGCTCGACTTCCAACAGGTCGGCGATGAGGTCGCGCTGGGCCTGGCTGAAGGTCACCACGCCGATGCTCACCGAGGAAAGCACGGGGTCGAGCAGGCGCCGGACCATCTCGCTTACCAACGCCTCGGCCTCTATGCGGTTCGTGCGGGACTTGGACTTGTCGTAGACACCCGGCACGTGGCGGAAGCTCACGCCCTGCTCCAGGTGCGGAGAGGGGAACGTCAGTAGGCTGTTGTCGTAGTAGTGGTGGTTGCTGAAGGCGATGAGTCCCTCGTTGCGGCTACGGTAGTGCCAACGCAGGTGCAATTGCGGCAGTCTGGCCGCGAGGCATTCGTCCAGGATGCTCTCCTGGTCCGCCACGATTTCGTCATCCATGTCGATCTCGTCATCCTCGCGCTGGAAGAAGCTCGTGGGTGGCAGCTGCTTGGGGTCGCCCACGATGATGGCCTGTCGTCCGCGTGCGATGGCGCCCACGGCGTCCCACACGGGAATCTGTGAGGCCTCGTCAAAGACCACGAGGTCGAAGGGGGTCTGCCCGGCGTCCATGTACTGGGCGATGGACATGGGGCTCATGAGCAGGCAGGGCTTGAGCCGGGGCAGGAGGTTGGGAATCTTCTGCACCAGGGCGCGAATGGACATGTGGCTGCGCTGCCGCCGAAGCTGACCGCTCAGGACGCCCATTTCTGACTCGCTGTTAGCCGCTGCCCCGGCGATGGGCACACGGGCGGACAGGCGCGCATGGATTTCGGCCTGCGTCAGCTTGGTGTAGCGCTCGTCCGTGTCGCGGAACTGCCGGATCTTGTCCTCGAAGCCGGTGCTGAAGAAATTGCGCAGCACGGGCTCGGCGTGGACGACGCTTTCTACCCACCACTGGTAGTAACCGCGCTGGAACACGGGCTCGGCCTGTTCCGGCGTGATGCGTCCCTGCTCCAAGGCCAGCACCAAGGGCTTCAGACCAATATCCAGGGCCTCGTGGCGGGCCTTGCGCCACTGGCACCAGAGACGGAATTTGCCGAGGTGTTCGGTCAGCAAGGCAGCCCGGCTGACGATGCGTTCCAGGGACAACGCCTCGCCCGAGGCGGAGGCGAGGGAGACGCCCTTGCCGAAGCCCAGCAACCCGTCCAAGCGCTCCACGGCCTGGCGGAAACCCTTGCGGGCGGAAGAGTATGCTTCGACACCTGCGCAGAGACGGTCATAGTCGTTCCACAGCGTGGCGGCCCAGATGCGCTGAATGCCCGCTACGCCGCGCCCGGACAGGTTGGCGGCCTTGACGGCCTTGGCCCGGAGTGCCGTGGCCCGCGTCGAGAGCGTTTCCAGCTCCGCGTCCGTGATCTGACCCTCGGCCCAGGCAGAGCCAAGGATGCGGGCACCGGCATCGGATACGGCCTTCCACTGGCTTTCCAACTCACGCAACTCGCGGGCCTGGGCCAGGATGGACTCATAGCGGTCCGTGGCTGGCGCTTGCCCGCTCTTGGACACGGGACGCAGCGTCTTGGCGATGGCCCTGTTCTTGAACCAACGTCCCAGGCCCCAGCTGGCCTTGGCGGCCAAGTGCAGCGCGGCCAAGGCGTCCAGGTCGAGGGCGATGAGCTCCGGCGTGAATGCCGCGCCGAGGGACTCCCACAATGCCTTGCGACGGCGGCTCTTGCGCACCAGTTCGTCGATCTCCGAGCGCAGCGTGGGCCAGTCGGCGGCTTCGAGCAAGGGGGCTGGCGGACGCGGCTGTGCCGTCAGGCTTTGGCCCAGCTCCTCGTATTCGTTGAGGCGGGCGGGCTGGAGCTGCCCGATGCCGAGCAGCGGCAGCAGCGCGTTCGCCGAACGTTCAAGCTCGCCCACAACCACGGGTACGCTCTCCAAGGCCTCCTGGACCTCACGCTGTACCACCGGGCTCCAGTCCTCGCAGGCGACGCCCTCCCAGGGATGTCCGGCAGGGGTCCCGATGGCGCCTGAGGTGAGTGCCAATTGACGGGAGGCTTGATTCAGGCGCTCAAGAAGAGGCTGGTCGATGGCCTCCGGCGAGGACCAGGACAGGGCCACATGCAGCACGTCCGTAAGTCCGATGAGCTTGGACAGGCCTTGGAAGGCGGTTTCGCCGGAGCCCTGGACCTTGTGCAGAGCCTGAACATACTCGTTCAACTCCGCGCGCAGGGCGGCCAGACGCTCGGCTTCGCGCCGCCAGTGCTCGGAATCGAAGGTGGACGGGCCGGTGAGGGATTGGCCGAGCTGCTTGATGACCTCCTGCTTGCTGCTTTTGTTCGAGTGCAGTTCCAGGCAGAAATTCCCCAGTCCGCACTGGGCCAGGCGGTCGCGCACCACTGTGAGTGCGGCCATCTTTTCCGAAACGAAGAGCACGGATTTTCCGCAGGCCAGGCAGTGGGCGATGAGGTTGGTGATGGTCTGGGATTTGCCTGTGCCCGGAGGTCCATGCAGCACGAAGCTCTTGCCTTCTGCGGCGGCGTACACAGCCGCCAACTGCGAGGAGTCGGTCAGCACCGGGCAGAAGGTTTCCGTGGGCGAGTGGGAGTGGTCCAGCCGGTCGGCGTCGGGGAAGCCCCCGGAGTCCGGGAAGGGCAGGTCCGGCGTGTTGACTAGGTGGGACACGATGGAATTTTTAAGCAGCTCCTCGGTGCGTTCCTCAAGGTCCCGCCACATAAGGAACTTGGCGAAGGAGAAGAAGCCCAGGCAGGCGTTTTCCACAATCTCCCAGCGGTCGATCTTCTTTACGGCCTCGCGGAAGGTGCTCAGGATGAACGGCACGTCAACGCCGTGGTCGTCCTGGGGCACGGGGTCCATGCTGGGCAGGGTGAGCTGGAAGTCCTTGGACAGAAGCTCCAGCAGGGTGGTGTTGATGCGGGCCTCGTCGTCGCGCTTGCGCAGGCGGAAGCCCTCCAGGGCCGAACCGCGCATGACCTCCACGGGTACAAGAATGAGCGGCGCGAGCAGGCGCTTTTGGCTGGCCGGGGTCTCGTACCAGGCCAGAAAGCCCAGGGCGAGGTACAGGGTGCTGGCCCCGCCTTCTTCCATTTGCAGGGTGGCTTCGCGATAGATCTCCAGCATCTGGCGCGACAGCCTGTCGCGTCCGGCCTCGGCGCGCAGGCGTCTGGCCTTGAATTCTTCCTGCAGCACCACCTTGCGGGCGTCGTCGCCCGTTCTGCGGCGGAACACCTCGGCGCTGCGCGGATCGTCCTCGGCGAATTCGTTCGGGTTGGCCAGAACCTCGAATTTGTCGCCATCGGCGAGCGCGTCCTCCAGTGTGGCGATGTCCGGGCAGAGGATTTTCACGGCCTTGTTGGTGAACTTGAAGTTCAGCAGCTTGTTGCGGAGCGAAAGGTCGAGCAGCTTTCGCTTCCAGCGGTCCAGGCGCGTGGCCGGGGTCTCTGGTTGCTCCTCTGGTTGAGTGTCGGGCCGCACCGCCCCTTCCACCAGCGAGAGGTCGGGGGGTAAAGCCGCCCCGTCTGCCGCCTGCCCGGAATTTGCGCGCTCCGCCCCGCCAAGTGTGCCCCGCAGCGGCAGAGGACGGATGGCGGCCTTGCGGCACCTTGCCACATCCACCACGCAGACGAAGTCCTGCTCGCTCTCAAGTTTGGCCTTGCCCAACTGCACGGCGAGATTGAAGTCGTTTGGCGGCGCGGAAGTGAGCGTTGTCGCCTCCACAAGGCAGATCTCAGCAAGCTCGGCGCGCTTGCGCAGCCGCAGCACATCATCGCCCACCACATCGGGGAAGGTCTCCTCCACCAGCCAGAACCCGGCGAAGGCGTGCCCCTTGGTGAAGACCACGAGGGGATGGAGCCCGGCCTGCTCGAAACAGGAGGCCAGGAACAGGGCAAGGTCCAGGCAGGTGCCCAGGCCGTTCTCCAGGATGCGCTCGGCCAGGCGCACCTTCTGCCCGGCCTGCTCGAAGCTGGCCGGCGGCGAGATGTATTTGAGCCCACGCCGGCGGATGGCCTCGTAGATGGCGCCGCCCTGCCGGAGCGCGTCCTGCTTTTTCTTCGTCTGGTAGGCGCAGAGCGAGGCCCCGCGCTCCCAGCCGGAAAGAATGCCGGCGGCGTCGGCCAGAATGCCCTCCACCACCGGGTGATTCGGGGTGACAAAGGCCGCCAGCACCTCGGGCAGGGAGCGCAGGCCACTCCATTCGTCGTAGGCCAGCACGTCGATGCGCGCCGTCTCTTGCTTCAACTCCTGGCCGGAGGCGCTGACAGACACAGTGATGGTTCCGGCCACGCGCTCGGTGAGTTCCGCCAGGAACTTGGGCGAAAGTTGCAAGGGAACATGGCCGAAGGCATATGAGGCCCCCGGCTCCAGGCTGGTGACGCGCCCCTCCCACGTGCTCGCGAAGTCAGGCTCGACCTCAACGCGGACCAGCACATCCTTCAGGCACTCGCCGCCAGAATTGGTCAGGCGGAGCTGCTTGATGACCGGGACGTCATTCTGCTGGAGGGCATAGTTGACCGTGGGGTCGTGGATGAGTTCAAGGTCAAGCGCTTCCGGCATGGCGAGGCTCCTGTATGATTCGATAACGAAACAGCTACGTACATGGCTCAATCACCGCAAGATGTCTAGCGGCGTGAATAAAATGTATGCTTTGGGCACCTTTGCATGGCATGGCAAAAGCCTGTATGGGCCAGTGAATGGCTTGTCCGATGCTTCAGCCATGGGCAGGCAATGCACGGAGGGGAAGGGATTATGCTACTTGAGGCTGCTGTAGGCGCTGTTGTCGGAAAATTGCTGGACGGTCTCCTCAAGCCGCTCATTGCAGGCCATGAAAGGAAACGTGTACAGGAAGCCTCCCAAGCTGCGTTGCGGCGCGCTGTCGCGGCATTTTCCAAACGCTATCCAGAACTGACCACCACGAGTGCTGATGAAGAATTCCATGAGCGCATCGTAGGTGTAGCCATGTTGAAGTTCCTCGCGCCAAGCCAAGCCCCTGAATCGGGGAAATTAGCCGAGGCCTACCATACACAAAACCCGCATGTGACGGTCCGGGAAGCGGCTACCGCATTCGACTGGCTACTCCAGGAGATCCACGGTGAGTTAGCGAAAGAGCCGGAGCTAGCGGATTTAGTGCACCTACAGCACTGCACTGCTACCTTGAGGAACACAGAGACGCTCCTCCCCTTCGCAGCAGACACAAATAGCACGGTCCATGAAATTAGGCGGATGCTTGAACGGCCCCTTTTCTCACCCGAAGCCCTGCCGCGCATCCGAGAGGTGTTCGGGCGCAAGTCCGCAGCGTTGCTCGAATGGCCGCAGTCCCTCTGCACCGGGGACTGGATTGATCGCCCCGAGGAGCAAAAGCTGCACGATCTCCTGACGGATGAGGCGACCCGTCTCACGTTGCTGCTCGGGCCAGCGGGGTGTGGCAAGTCTGCGCTCATGGCGCGCCTTGCCAACAAGATTCGGTCGCAAGGCACGACGTTCCTCGCTCTTAAGGCGGATACGTTGTCACGGGAGGTCGGCACGTTGGCCGCTTTGCAGACAGACCTGGGAATGCCGGAGCCTTTGGGCGCCTGCCTCCAACGGCTGGCGGATGAAGGGCCTGTTGTCCTGTTCGTGGATCAGCTGGACGCCTTGTGCGAATTGATGGTGACCCGGCATTCGGAGCGGCTTTCCGTGTTACTCAACGTCATCCGCGAAGCGTTTTTCCTGCGCCACCGCAATCTCAAGGTCATCGTCTCCACACGCACCTTCGAGGCCAAGCACGACAGGAGGTTGTGCGATCTCATTGACTATGCCGAGCGCAAGGAGTCTCGCGAGGCGGTGGCCCGCGTCGAGTTGGGCGTGGTGCCGTGGGAGGCTGTCGAGGCCATTCTCACCCGGAGTGGAGTGGCGACACGAGGCTGGCCCGCAGAGCTTCGGCGCATGCTCACGACCCCGCAGCACTTGGACGTGTTTCTCAACTTCTTGAAGGATGCGCAGGACGTCTCGGCATTGACGGCTTACCCCCGGATGCTTGAGGAGGTCTGGCGACGCCACATCGAAGATGAGGAAGACTCCGCAGACCGGCAGGATTTGGTCATCGCCCTTGCCAAGGACCTTGCTGAAGATGAGGAGCTATGGGCGCCGGAGCTTCAATATTCTTCGAGGTGGTCAGGCGCCCTCAAAGGTCTCAAGTCCTCTGGCTTTCTGTGCACCGAAGGCTCCAAGGCGGTCCTCGGCTTCCGACATCAGACCCTGTTCGACTTCGCACGCTCAAAAGCGTTCCTGCGGCGCGAGGATTCGCTCTCGAATTACGTGTTGGGCAAGCAGACCAGCCTCTTTGTCCGGCCTATCCTTTGGAGCGCGTTGGGGCACCTTCGCGACGTGTGGCCGAAGCGCTACTGCGAAGAGTTCCGGAAGCTCTGGGGCGGAGTGGAGCGGAAGCATTTGCGCTTCCTTCTCATGGAATTCCTCGGCAGGCAGCAGGCCCCCATGCCGGAGGAACGCGGCTGGCTCCTGCCCTGTCTCGATGACCCGGCGCTTCAGGCCAAAGCCATGCAATCGATGGCGGGCAGCCACGGATGGTTTGACATCCTTGAGTCTGAGTTGTTGCCCCGCATGATGGCGGAGGGCGAAGCCAATGTCGGCCCCTGCCGCGTGCTACTGTTCGCAGCGCTTTCCTTTGCCCAGGCCCGCGTCGTTGCGCTGATCCGTCGGCAATGGCTTCCCCGCCCGGAGTTGGATAGTGAGACACTCTGGACGCTCCGGGATGCTCCGGCATGGGACGAGGCGACCATCAGCGTACTGGAAACCATCGTGGGGCGTATGGATGTCGCCGCCTGGCTCGTGGAGGACATCATCGGCAAAATTGCCAAGGTGGACCCCACTCGGGCGGCTACATTCCTGAAGACCCACCTAGACTTTGCCTTTGCGGAGATGGAGCGGGTGGAGAACCCGGAGTTTTCGGAGCTCCTGAAGGAGCGAGAAGGCTACTCCATCGTCAAGACAGTTGGCGTACACCCCGTGGAGTTCTGCCGAGTGCTCTTCCCCTGGTTCATCCGTGTTCTTGAAAGGGTATCAACCTATGAATGGCGGGACCACAGGTATCTTTGGCTTCAGTCCTTCCCGATAGATGAAGACCATGAACCCAGCCTGAAGAGTTACCCACTGCTCCATGCAATTCTAACGTCCATAACAGGCTATGCTCGAAAGGATTCCTCAGGATTCCTCGCACACTTGAAGGACTGGCAGATAAGTGACCGCATGTTGGTCCACCGCCTGCTCTGTCGAGGCTTGGCGCTTGTTGCTCCCCACTACCCGCAGGATGTATTGGCCTATCTCCTCGC
This genomic window contains:
- a CDS encoding AAA family ATPase, with protein sequence MLKFLAPSQAPESGKLAEAYHTQNPHVTVREAATAFDWLLQEIHGELAKEPELADLVHLQHCTATLRNTETLLPFAADTNSTVHEIRRMLERPLFSPEALPRIREVFGRKSAALLEWPQSLCTGDWIDRPEEQKLHDLLTDEATRLTLLLGPAGCGKSALMARLANKIRSQGTTFLALKADTLSREVGTLAALQTDLGMPEPLGACLQRLADEGPVVLFVDQLDALCELMVTRHSERLSVLLNVIREAFFLRHRNLKVIVSTRTFEAKHDRRLCDLIDYAERKESREAVARVELGVVPWEAVEAILTRSGVATRGWPAELRRMLTTPQHLDVFLNFLKDAQDVSALTAYPRMLEEVWRRHIEDEEDSADRQDLVIALAKDLAEDEELWAPELQYSSRWSGALKGLKSSGFLCTEGSKAVLGFRHQTLFDFARSKAFLRREDSLSNYVLGKQTSLFVRPILWSALGHLRDVWPKRYCEEFRKLWGGVERKHLRFLLMEFLGRQQAPMPEERGWLLPCLDDPALQAKAMQSMAGSHGWFDILESELLPRMMAEGEANVGPCRVLLFAALSFAQARVVALIRRQWLPRPELDSETLWTLRDAPAWDEATISVLETIVGRMDVAAWLVEDIIGKIAKVDPTRAATFLKTHLDFAFAEMERVENPEFSELLKEREGYSIVKTVGVHPVEFCRVLFPWFIRVLERVSTYEWRDHRYLWLQSFPIDEDHEPSLKSYPLLHAILTSITGYARKDSSGFLAHLKDWQISDRMLVHRLLCRGLALVAPHYPQDVLAYLLADSRRLAVGNMRNAYSGTQSVIRALVPALSPAECLQLEQAIYAWTPHPSQPDDDKQRETERKEWNEETRLRLLNAFPEASRSPALRRKILDRLAAHGPVRDEDSSMRSGWIGSPVSAEEMAGQTDDEIVDLFKLLHDGQDHHPEDWMKGGSVEASREFEKFAEKHQERAMAIIERFEPGNQERPAAHGFQGLHKGGLNKARLFDMLRELHQRGFASSDIRHAAASVLMDRAQSEKGLPDDICGILRGWLAQHEDASEQEPTETIEHGILWDSMRMHALTTNSMLLDSVALGYICRENPVYPEWLQALEEALTGPTNTRSWVASVHTLRYLGRGERAQAAAFVTALLAKHPNMRCSVEGAILLAHAHWWGEDGVVAGWFADMRDAASPFTDQAFGELVSLRHLARPEDTWCAEQVQATLDGNGADPDRLALWRLGCVHTAAHCWKGEETRHRATVLLEQLGPTADEVTAKALLTTFRLADPLPLDAYSERLFQLILGAPHLLEKGHEHFLVEALSAAVEWRPDLVWGICHRIVAMAGIQLGDHRTRWPLESEHLVGIALTLHRLADFMEKGLALYEDMLELEAHGAKDALRDIDRRVLT
- a CDS encoding 4Fe-4S dicluster domain-containing protein — its product is MQNGSHNYIVHANPDRCIGCRKCEMACVSAHVNMPYKEAKKRGLPLMPRIKVVKVGDIKFPTQCHHCDDAPCASACQFGLIHRVDGVVRVNEELCVGCKMCAMACPFGAIEVGVEGETGFCGRKNQASAKKCDLCQEWRAENNKDVCACVEACPKNALEIVDISSPYVEIAAKMSAIQLSRLREARREQATPPAPQVKTLSAPHLG
- a CDS encoding DUF3320 domain-containing protein, encoding MPEALDLELIHDPTVNYALQQNDVPVIKQLRLTNSGGECLKDVLVRVEVEPDFASTWEGRVTSLEPGASYAFGHVPLQLSPKFLAELTERVAGTITVSVSASGQELKQETARIDVLAYDEWSGLRSLPEVLAAFVTPNHPVVEGILADAAGILSGWERGASLCAYQTKKKQDALRQGGAIYEAIRRRGLKYISPPASFEQAGQKVRLAERILENGLGTCLDLALFLASCFEQAGLHPLVVFTKGHAFAGFWLVEETFPDVVGDDVLRLRKRAELAEICLVEATTLTSAPPNDFNLAVQLGKAKLESEQDFVCVVDVARCRKAAIRPLPLRGTLGGAERANSGQAADGAALPPDLSLVEGAVRPDTQPEEQPETPATRLDRWKRKLLDLSLRNKLLNFKFTNKAVKILCPDIATLEDALADGDKFEVLANPNEFAEDDPRSAEVFRRRTGDDARKVVLQEEFKARRLRAEAGRDRLSRQMLEIYREATLQMEEGGASTLYLALGFLAWYETPASQKRLLAPLILVPVEVMRGSALEGFRLRKRDDEARINTTLLELLSKDFQLTLPSMDPVPQDDHGVDVPFILSTFREAVKKIDRWEIVENACLGFFSFAKFLMWRDLEERTEELLKNSIVSHLVNTPDLPFPDSGGFPDADRLDHSHSPTETFCPVLTDSSQLAAVYAAAEGKSFVLHGPPGTGKSQTITNLIAHCLACGKSVLFVSEKMAALTVVRDRLAQCGLGNFCLELHSNKSSKQEVIKQLGQSLTGPSTFDSEHWRREAERLAALRAELNEYVQALHKVQGSGETAFQGLSKLIGLTDVLHVALSWSSPEAIDQPLLERLNQASRQLALTSGAIGTPAGHPWEGVACEDWSPVVQREVQEALESVPVVVGELERSANALLPLLGIGQLQPARLNEYEELGQSLTAQPRPPAPLLEAADWPTLRSEIDELVRKSRRRKALWESLGAAFTPELIALDLDALAALHLAAKASWGLGRWFKNRAIAKTLRPVSKSGQAPATDRYESILAQARELRELESQWKAVSDAGARILGSAWAEGQITDAELETLSTRATALRAKAVKAANLSGRGVAGIQRIWAATLWNDYDRLCAGVEAYSSARKGFRQAVERLDGLLGFGKGVSLASASGEALSLERIVSRAALLTEHLGKFRLWCQWRKARHEALDIGLKPLVLALEQGRITPEQAEPVFQRGYYQWWVESVVHAEPVLRNFFSTGFEDKIRQFRDTDERYTKLTQAEIHARLSARVPIAGAAANSESEMGVLSGQLRRQRSHMSIRALVQKIPNLLPRLKPCLLMSPMSIAQYMDAGQTPFDLVVFDEASQIPVWDAVGAIARGRQAIIVGDPKQLPPTSFFQREDDEIDMDDEIVADQESILDECLAARLPQLHLRWHYRSRNEGLIAFSNHHYYDNSLLTFPSPHLEQGVSFRHVPGVYDKSKSRTNRIEAEALVSEMVRRLLDPVLSSVSIGVVTFSQAQRDLIADLLEVERRNHPEIERFFDPENPDRVFIKNLENVQGDERDAIFFSVGYGPDAAGKVSMSFGPLNRDGGERRLNVAVTRARKEVVLFSSLKPEQIDLARTRARGVQDLKCYMEYAERGMAAIREAISRDPSADFDSPFEQQVCEALRAKGHTVHAQVGCSGYRIDLAVVDPECPDRYLLGIECDGANYHRSRNARDRDRLREMVLRGLGWEIARIWSTDWWQNAQAALAKVEAAIEEALRRRAEKQEEPEACPPPAFVVPEACAQQFASAPAAGQAMRPTPDESLEKYRPSFAPLVFGTQEEYYQPQSTPQIRQALLEVMEREAPMSLTLLTRRVAARWGFTKATEKCKERVLGVAKNTSDVLVRRGKDETFLWERQTPPDAYTGFRIPGGSEESQRDPGEIPPEEIANAARHVLRQHISASRDVLEQETARLLGFRRVTQNVRAHMQKGVTLLALAGDIERDGENLVLK